DNA sequence from the Denticeps clupeoides unplaced genomic scaffold, fDenClu1.1, whole genome shotgun sequence genome:
GAAGATTGACCTTGTCATCGTGGTTCATGCTGACCTCTCTGTTCTAAATCCCTCCCACACCAGTTTGACTGATGAAGATGCCCGGCAGATCTGGGAGAACTACGGGAACCCTGATGGTCcaggaggtaaggagaggttcTGGAGAACCTTTCATCTTTGTGACCTGACTGTCCATCCTTCTCACTCTTGTGATCCCTCCCCAGCTACGAGGTTCGGGATCGCTCTTCCAGGCTGGATCGTGGACCAGAAGAACTCCATGCTGGTAAGGAGGAAGCCTCTCGTTGTTCCATCTCCTCCCCTGGTGCAGAGCTGTACCTGGTCTGAAAACTGTGTATGTTTCTGCTGCAGGTTCTGCTGGTCTATGGCTTGGCTTTCATGGTCATTCTTCCTGTTGTGGTGGTAAGTTCACGATGTTCAACACAAGTCTTCTCCACTAGCTTCTAACGATGGCCACAGGTTCTTGAGTACTTGGATGTAAACCTGTTATGATCCTCTAGCGAGTAGAACGGAACCCTGGGAACTCGTTATattaagctgtgtgtgtgtgtgtgtgtgtgtgtgtgtgtgtgtgtgcgtgcgtgcgtgtgcgcaGGGGACCTGGTGGTACCGCTCCATACGCTACAGTGGAGATCAGATCCTCATCAACACGACGCAGCTCTTCATGCACTTCATGTACAAGACGCCCAACATGAACATGAAGAGTGAGTTTCCTCCACACCTCACGCTGTCGTCTTGGTCCGACTGTGATCGCGTgttgatcgtgtgtgtgtgtgtgtgtgtgtgtgtgtgtgtgtgtgtgtgcacacgccCCTTTTCTGCAGGGCTGGGGATGGTTCTCACAGCAGCATTTGAGTTTGATCCTCGCAGCAACAAAGAGGCAATCATCAGACCTACAGACAACGTTGAGGTTCCTCAGGTACTCCTGCCTGAGAACATTCAGTAGAATAGGTGGAGAACCCTCTTTTCCTTCCCAGtatgtttatatttgtatacgtgtgtgtgtgtgtgtgtgtgtgtgtgtgtgtgtgtgtacacgtgccACAGCTGATCCGGGAGCTGGGCAGCATCATTAACGTGAAGAAGAAGGAACCTCCATTCTGTTACCCCTACAGCCTGAAGGCCAGAGTTCTGCTGCTGGCTCAGCTGGCCCGCATGGACGTGTCTGAGGACCTAGAAGAAGGTTCGTGTAGACGCCGTGCACACATACTTCAGTAATATTTGTCTGCGGAGAACCGAAAAGATCTCAcgtttactgtgtgtgtgctcgttCGTGATCCAGACCAGAGGTTTGTGGTGAGGAAGTGTCCTGCGCTTCTTCAGGAGATGATCAACGTGGGCTGTCAGTTGACCATGATGGCTAACAGTAGAggaggtaaaacacacacacacacatgtgactAAACCTGCACCACAGCTGCACCTTGCGGTTTGTTCCCATAATTTCCTGCCGTCCTCTCTCGTGTGTAGGTTTCCACGCTCCTCGCCTGGTCTCCATAGAGAACTGCATGAAGCTCTCTCAGATGAGCGTCCAGGGTCTTCAGGAGGCCAAGTCCCCCCTGCTGCAGCTGCCACACTTTGAGGAGGAGCACTTGCGCTACTGCATCTCCAAGAAGGTCTGCAGGGTTTCAGCACTGTGGGGGCTGGAAGTGTGAGGAACGCCTCCTCAACTCCacttctctgtctctgtccccgtcTCCTCCTCTTCAGTATAAGGTCCGGACTCTGCAGGACCTGGTGAGTCTGAAGGACTCGGACCGCAGGAACATGCTCCGCTTTCTCGGTGAGGAAAAGTATGACGAAGTCATGGGCGTGCTGAGCAGCCTTCCTcacatcaccatggaaacaaaaCTCCAAGGTGGGTTTTGGTCGTCCTCATCAGAGGTTTTAATGGGTGTGGAGCGTAGCTGACGTGCACGTTTGTTTCCAGTCCTGGACGATGAAGACAGCAGTAACATCACAGCCGGCTCGATTGTCACCGTCACTGTCACCCTGACGAGGAAGaagatgtgtgtaagtgtttacCAGTCGGAGAGAAAGTTGCAGCCATTAAAAATGGCTGCAACGTCCCCACATGTCCAACTTCAGAGTTGGAACTTCTTCTGCAAAGCTGTGTAAGAAGCGTGATCTTGTGTCCCCGTGTCTGCAGGAGGTGTTTGAGAAGGAGCAGGTGGCCCCGGCGCTGCCAGaggacgctgctgctgctgctgctgaggagtCGGTACGTCCCCGTCGAACAGGAAGTGGAACCTCGTCTCAGACCTTGTTTCACGCTGCTTCTCTTTTCCTCAGCAGGCAGACGCCGGTAAGAACAAAGTCAAAGGCTGGCAGAACAAAAGTAAAGTGACGAAGAAAGCGGCCAAGGCCAAAAAGAAGAAGCTGACCAAGAagaagcccctcccccagcaacaAGCCAAGGGCGACAAGCCCAAACAGGCCAATGGCAACGTAGCAGGAAACGTAAGGTCCAATCACAGAGCTTTCCAGCTAAACGAACCGCTGCTGCAGAGCTGCTGTGAAGACCAAGTTTTTGTCCTCAGGACGTCGCCgtgaaggaggaggacgaggaggcgTCGGATAAAGGAAGCGAGTCTGACGAGGGCGAAGGAAACAAGGACACGCCCAgcgagagggaggaggagagcgacaAGCAGAGCGACGCCGAGATGGACCAGATGGGCGGAGATGATGAGCAGGTTTGTGGCGCGGCCGTGCAGCTGACCGCAGAGCGTGTGTTTGACCGCACtaatccgtgtgtgtgtgtgtgtgtgtgtgtgtgcgtgtgcgtggtAGGAGTGgaaggccctgcagcagagCATCCAGCGTCGAGAGCGCGCCCTGCTGGAGACCAAGTCGAAGGTCACGCACCCCGTCTACAGCCTCTACTTCCCCGAGGAGAAGCAggagtggtggtggctgtaCATCACGGACCGCCGAGACCAGACCCTCGTATCCATGCCTTACCACGTCTGCACGCTCCGAGACACTGAGGAGGTGAGCGTGGCCCCGTCCCGCCGCGCCCCGCCCGTGGTTGTCGTCGTCGTCAtggtaacgtgtgtgtgtcGGTTCTCAGGTGGAGCTGAAGTTTCCAGCTCCGTCCAAAACCGGGAATTATCAGTACTCTGTGGTGCTGCGCTCCGACTCTTACATGGGCCTGGATCAGATCAAGCCGCTCAAGGTGAGGCCACCAcacgacccctgacccctgatgCCGTGCTACGCTGCTGCTCTTCTGCTGttctggggtcagaggtcattcttCTGTGTTCCTGCAGCTGGAGGTTCACGAGGCGAAGGCCATGCTGGACAACCATCCTCAGTGGGACATCCCCGAcaccgaggaggaggaggagcctgaCGACAGCGACGGCATtgaggagagcgaggaggaagaggaggacaatgattaaaaacacacacacacacacacactacaacgcAGACTGTATTCACTCGGTGAAGTTCTCCTGACTAATTATTgtatgtccacacacacacacagaaagtggaGGGCAGAGactcaaacaaataaatcaaccaGCTGCCCTCATCAGCGTGACCTCTCACCCCTGTGTTTGGGTTGTgtccttcatcttcctctttttcTACTACA
Encoded proteins:
- the LOC114781533 gene encoding translocation protein SEC63 homolog isoform X1, which codes for MAGQQFQYDDSGNTFFYFLTSFVGLIVIPATYYLWPRDQNAEQLRLKSLRRVHGRCLWYRLRLMKSQQSVVPTLKKAALLLGWALFIFLAYKVSTLDREYQEYNPWEVLNLDQSASVAEIKKQFRVLSLKFHPDKGGDEAMFMRITKAYKALTDEDARQIWENYGNPDGPGATRFGIALPGWIVDQKNSMLVLLVYGLAFMVILPVVVGTWWYRSIRYSGDQILINTTQLFMHFMYKTPNMNMKRLGMVLTAAFEFDPRSNKEAIIRPTDNVEVPQLIRELGSIINVKKKEPPFCYPYSLKARVLLLAQLARMDVSEDLEEDQRFVVRKCPALLQEMINVGCQLTMMANSRGGFHAPRLVSIENCMKLSQMSVQGLQEAKSPLLQLPHFEEEHLRYCISKKYKVRTLQDLVSLKDSDRRNMLRFLGEEKYDEVMGVLSSLPHITMETKLQVLDDEDSSNITAGSIVTVTVTLTRKKMCEVFEKEQVAPALPEDAAAAAAEESQADAGKNKVKGWQNKSKVTKKAAKAKKKKLTKKKPLPQQQAKGDKPKQANGNVAGNDVAVKEEDEEASDKGSESDEGEGNKDTPSEREEESDKQSDAEMDQMGGDDEQEWKALQQSIQRRERALLETKSKVTHPVYSLYFPEEKQEWWWLYITDRRDQTLVSMPYHVCTLRDTEEVELKFPAPSKTGNYQYSVVLRSDSYMGLDQIKPLKLEVHEAKAMLDNHPQWDIPDTEEEEEPDDSDGIEESEEEEEDND
- the LOC114781533 gene encoding translocation protein SEC63 homolog isoform X2, coding for MAGQQFQYDDSGNTFFYFLTSFVGLIVIPATYYLWPRDQNAEQLRLKSLRRVHGRCLWYRLRLMKSQQSVVPTLKKAALLLGWALFIFLAYKVSTLDREYQEYNPWEVLNLDQSASVAEIKKQFRVLSLKFHPDKGGDEAMFMRITKAYKALTDEDARQIWENYGNPDGPGATRFGIALPGWIVDQKNSMLVLLVYGLAFMVILPVVVGTWWYRSIRYSGDQILINTTQLFMHFMYKTPNMNMKRLGMVLTAAFEFDPRSNKEAIIRPTDNVEVPQLIRELGSIINVKKKEPPFCYPYSLKARVLLLAQLARMDVSEDLEEDQRFVVRKCPALLQEMINVGCQLTMMANSRGGFHAPRLVSIENCMKLSQMSVQGLQEAKSPLLQLPHFEEEHLRYCISKKYKVRTLQDLVSLKDSDRRNMLRFLGEEKYDEVMGVLSSLPHITMETKLQVLDDEDSSNITAGSIVTVTVTLTRKKMCEVFEKEQVAPALPEDAAAAAAEESADAGKNKVKGWQNKSKVTKKAAKAKKKKLTKKKPLPQQQAKGDKPKQANGNVAGNDVAVKEEDEEASDKGSESDEGEGNKDTPSEREEESDKQSDAEMDQMGGDDEQEWKALQQSIQRRERALLETKSKVTHPVYSLYFPEEKQEWWWLYITDRRDQTLVSMPYHVCTLRDTEEVELKFPAPSKTGNYQYSVVLRSDSYMGLDQIKPLKLEVHEAKAMLDNHPQWDIPDTEEEEEPDDSDGIEESEEEEEDND